From Microbacterium croceum, a single genomic window includes:
- a CDS encoding APC family permease — MPLARRLKTGDAVAIGLGSMIGAGVFSVWAPAIGVAGGGVLIALAIAAVVAYCNATASAQLAAAHPVAGGTYAYARAEIGPWWGFIAGWSFVVGKIASCAAMAMTFAAYAAPSGWQPAVAGLAVAALAAVNCFGVTRTALLTRILVACSLLGLAVVVAFGLAGSPSAAPISPQSATAYGVLQGAGLLFFAFAGYARIATMGEEVVDPARTIPRAITLALAGAVIVYTLVGITVLTVLGESATTSTAPLADVVAAVGWAPLEPLVRIAAAAASLGALLALLTGIGRTTLAMSRERDVPTFFAKVDERWQVPRRAEIAIALLVIAIVLVADLRGAIGFSSFGVLTYYLIANAAAFRQEGAARRYPRALQVLGALGCLLLVNTLPVVASLAGTGVIVAGVVYRLVRMRVQRPRT; from the coding sequence ATGCCCCTCGCGCGACGACTGAAGACCGGCGATGCCGTGGCCATCGGTCTCGGATCGATGATCGGCGCCGGAGTCTTCTCGGTGTGGGCACCGGCGATCGGCGTCGCGGGCGGCGGTGTGCTGATCGCCCTCGCCATCGCCGCCGTGGTCGCCTACTGCAACGCCACCGCATCGGCGCAGCTGGCGGCGGCGCATCCGGTCGCCGGCGGCACCTACGCCTATGCCAGAGCGGAGATCGGACCGTGGTGGGGGTTCATCGCGGGCTGGAGCTTCGTGGTCGGCAAGATCGCGAGCTGCGCGGCCATGGCGATGACCTTCGCCGCCTATGCCGCGCCGTCCGGATGGCAGCCCGCCGTGGCCGGGCTGGCCGTCGCCGCCCTCGCCGCCGTCAACTGCTTCGGGGTGACCCGCACGGCGCTGCTCACCCGCATCCTCGTGGCGTGCTCACTGCTCGGACTCGCGGTCGTCGTCGCGTTCGGCCTCGCGGGATCCCCGTCCGCGGCACCGATCAGCCCGCAGAGCGCCACGGCGTACGGCGTGCTGCAGGGCGCCGGTCTGCTGTTCTTCGCCTTCGCCGGATACGCCCGCATCGCCACCATGGGCGAGGAGGTGGTCGATCCGGCGCGGACCATCCCCCGGGCGATCACCCTCGCCCTCGCCGGCGCCGTGATCGTCTACACGCTGGTCGGGATCACCGTACTGACCGTGCTCGGCGAGAGCGCAACCACGAGCACGGCTCCGCTGGCCGACGTCGTCGCGGCGGTGGGATGGGCGCCACTGGAGCCGCTCGTGCGGATCGCGGCGGCTGCCGCCTCGCTCGGGGCGTTGCTCGCTCTGCTCACCGGCATCGGACGGACGACCCTCGCCATGTCACGCGAGCGTGACGTGCCGACCTTCTTCGCGAAGGTCGACGAACGCTGGCAGGTGCCGCGTCGAGCCGAGATCGCGATCGCCCTCCTCGTGATCGCCATCGTGCTGGTGGCCGATCTGCGGGGAGCGATCGGCTTCTCCTCGTTCGGCGTGCTCACGTACTACCTGATCGCGAACGCGGCGGCGTTCCGGCAAGAGGGTGCGGCCCGCCGGTACCCGCGCGCACTGCAGGTCCTCGGCGCGCTCGGCTGCCTGCTGCTGGTGAACACGCTGCCCGTCGTCGCCTCGCTCGCGGGCACCGGGGTCATCGTGGCCGGAGTCGTGTATCGCCTGGTGCGGATGCGTGTGCAGCGCCCGCGCACCTGA
- a CDS encoding O-methyltransferase yields MEPTADAWSLTDAYLAEVLVGHDPALEAALAAQRNAGMPAIEVAPVAGKLLNLLARISGARRVLEIGTLGGYSTIWLARAVGPEGSVVTVEAEAANAAVARASIDAAGVGDHVDIRIGRAVDVLPTLVGGFDLVFIDADKESNTIYLDWAAKLGHPGTVVVLDNIGREGEIVRDDSDDAKVIGTRDGLRMLGEDPRFDATALQTVGIKGWDGVALAVVL; encoded by the coding sequence ATGGAACCCACCGCTGATGCCTGGTCCCTTACCGACGCCTACCTCGCCGAAGTCCTGGTCGGCCACGATCCTGCCCTGGAGGCCGCGCTCGCCGCGCAGCGCAACGCCGGGATGCCCGCCATCGAGGTCGCACCCGTCGCGGGAAAGCTGCTGAACCTGCTCGCGCGCATCAGTGGCGCGCGCCGCGTGCTCGAGATCGGCACGCTCGGCGGCTACTCCACGATTTGGCTCGCCCGCGCCGTGGGCCCGGAGGGGAGCGTCGTCACGGTCGAGGCGGAAGCGGCCAACGCCGCCGTCGCGCGGGCCAGCATCGATGCGGCAGGGGTCGGCGACCACGTCGACATCCGCATCGGACGGGCAGTCGACGTGCTGCCCACCCTGGTCGGCGGGTTCGACCTGGTCTTCATCGACGCCGACAAGGAGTCCAACACGATCTACCTCGACTGGGCCGCGAAGCTCGGACACCCCGGCACCGTGGTCGTGCTCGACAACATCGGCAGGGAAGGCGAGATCGTGCGCGACGACTCCGATGACGCGAAGGTGATCGGCACGAGGGACGGACTGCGAATGCTGGGGGAGGACCCGCGCTTCGACGCGACCGCCCTGCAGACCGTGGGCATCAAAGGGTGGGATGGCGTCGCGCTCGCCGTCGTCCTCTGA
- a CDS encoding AraC family transcriptional regulator, which yields MVNSSGGVLYPKRLPEFHRLPATGAAAELVAWFWIPEWDIEQGGFSRQEIVGYPALNLVVEHEGVALSGPTTRASHRDLRGRGWAVGALLRPAAVAALTDDPAALVDTARALTEPSLHAEIVAAMASGAGHRERAVETFSRWLVERVGRLDESARQANALVDVLGGAEAALTPVEAATRLAVSVRTLQRMAHRYVGVSPAAMIRRRRLQEAAQLVREDPRADLAAIAAELGYADHAHLTRDFQSVLGLAPRSYRAGLSE from the coding sequence ATGGTGAACTCATCCGGCGGCGTGCTGTATCCGAAGCGCCTGCCGGAGTTCCACCGCCTTCCGGCGACCGGTGCTGCCGCGGAGCTCGTGGCGTGGTTCTGGATCCCGGAGTGGGATATCGAGCAGGGTGGCTTCTCGCGGCAGGAGATCGTCGGGTATCCCGCGCTCAATCTGGTGGTCGAGCACGAGGGAGTCGCGCTGTCGGGGCCGACGACCAGGGCGTCGCATCGCGATCTGCGCGGCCGCGGCTGGGCGGTGGGTGCACTCTTGCGGCCTGCGGCGGTGGCGGCCCTGACCGACGACCCCGCCGCGCTCGTCGACACCGCGCGCGCCCTGACGGAGCCGTCACTTCACGCCGAGATCGTTGCAGCGATGGCATCCGGTGCGGGGCATCGGGAGCGCGCCGTCGAGACGTTCTCGCGATGGCTCGTCGAGCGCGTCGGCCGTCTGGACGAGTCCGCCCGCCAGGCGAATGCACTCGTCGACGTCCTCGGGGGAGCGGAGGCCGCACTCACCCCCGTCGAGGCGGCGACACGGCTCGCCGTGTCGGTGCGCACGCTGCAGCGCATGGCTCATCGTTATGTGGGGGTCTCGCCGGCCGCGATGATCCGTCGCCGTCGTCTTCAGGAAGCGGCGCAGCTGGTGCGCGAGGATCCGCGGGCGGATCTGGCGGCGATCGCCGCCGAGCTCGGTTACGCCGATCATGCACACCTCACCCGTGACTTCCAGTCCGTGCTGGGTCTCGCGCCTCGCAGCTACCGAGCCGGACTGAGCGAGTAG
- a CDS encoding VOC family protein, whose product MSTEIPTTGVTGTHTTAGRPHSATSLTPFLAIPDAARAIEFYRDVFGARVVDVTEFGGVVAHADLDFGTGMLQLGDPNPEYHLVPSPAGDDDCYSMGLYVPDVDAVVERAVEAGATVREAPSHFVSGDRYASIRDPFGVRWSIMTRVEDLSDEESARRVAEWAAAFSAAPTDAAPAETTS is encoded by the coding sequence ATGAGCACTGAGATCCCCACCACCGGCGTCACCGGCACCCACACGACCGCGGGGCGTCCGCACAGCGCGACGTCGCTGACGCCCTTCCTCGCGATCCCCGATGCGGCGCGCGCCATCGAGTTCTATCGCGACGTGTTCGGCGCCCGCGTCGTGGATGTCACCGAGTTCGGCGGTGTCGTCGCCCATGCCGATCTCGACTTCGGCACCGGCATGCTGCAGCTCGGCGATCCGAATCCGGAGTACCACCTCGTCCCCTCCCCTGCGGGCGACGACGACTGCTATTCGATGGGACTGTACGTGCCGGACGTCGATGCGGTCGTGGAACGCGCCGTCGAGGCCGGGGCCACGGTGCGTGAGGCCCCCTCGCATTTCGTGTCGGGCGACCGCTACGCGAGCATCCGCGACCCGTTCGGGGTGCGCTGGTCGATCATGACCCGAGTGGAGGACCTGTCCGACGAGGAGAGCGCGAGGCGCGTCGCGGAGTGGGCGGCAGCGTTCAGCGCGGCTCCGACGGACGCGGCTCCGGCGGAAACGACGAGCTGA
- a CDS encoding FtsB family cell division protein yields the protein MREWASGIRLSAFSVIMLSLVVLGAWVLVPTLGTFIDQRQKIAALEASVHVSEQQIAALVHERERWQDPAYITTQARERLYYVKPGEVVYLIDNDLDPAALPREQDPVSDTLEEKPSDWMPQLLRTLTSAGLSDTAAVAR from the coding sequence GTGCGCGAGTGGGCGTCCGGTATCCGCCTCTCGGCGTTCTCGGTCATCATGCTCTCGCTGGTCGTTCTGGGCGCCTGGGTGCTCGTGCCGACGCTGGGCACGTTCATCGACCAGCGGCAGAAGATCGCGGCCCTCGAGGCGTCCGTCCACGTGAGCGAGCAACAGATCGCCGCTCTCGTGCACGAGCGCGAGCGGTGGCAAGACCCCGCGTACATCACCACCCAGGCGCGTGAACGCCTGTACTACGTCAAGCCCGGCGAGGTCGTGTATCTCATCGACAATGACCTCGACCCCGCGGCATTGCCCCGTGAACAGGACCCGGTGAGCGACACCCTCGAGGAGAAGCCCTCCGACTGGATGCCGCAGCTGTTGCGAACCCTCACCTCTGCGGGGCTCAGCGACACCGCCGCGGTCGCGCGCTGA
- a CDS encoding DUF1648 domain-containing protein — MNADIRRARRAFWWVGVMIPSAMITLSAIVVLVWLPEIPDPSAIHWGSDGVDGYGPRWIHLVILIGIGGGMLALFALIALLAHKMPRGGGEPTPDGPQWSATARFLGAANLASAGLMSLVALFSVGVQRGLADAADAPDITPWVFAGFAVMLCLGVLGWFLQPPFAPSAGPSDAPATPIPLADHERAVWIETVTIARSGQIVLGVGVFISIAMAVLLLAQGVAAWWITAAVALFLVGAVATSLSFRVQASAAGLQVRSTVGWPRIVIPADRIVSVRAIEVDPFAEFGGWGYRIGTDGRRGVVLRKGPGLEVTRADGRRFVVTVDDARTGAAVLATASRKDG, encoded by the coding sequence ATGAACGCCGACATCCGCCGTGCCCGTCGCGCCTTCTGGTGGGTGGGGGTGATGATCCCTTCCGCCATGATCACGCTGTCGGCCATCGTCGTTCTGGTCTGGTTGCCGGAGATCCCTGATCCATCGGCCATCCACTGGGGCAGCGACGGCGTGGACGGCTACGGTCCCCGCTGGATCCACCTGGTCATCCTCATCGGCATCGGTGGCGGAATGCTCGCCCTGTTCGCTCTCATCGCCCTGCTCGCGCACAAGATGCCGAGGGGCGGCGGAGAGCCGACGCCGGACGGTCCGCAGTGGTCGGCGACAGCGCGCTTCCTCGGAGCGGCGAACCTCGCCTCCGCCGGCTTGATGTCACTCGTGGCACTCTTCTCGGTCGGCGTGCAGCGGGGGCTCGCGGATGCTGCCGACGCTCCCGACATCACCCCCTGGGTCTTCGCCGGCTTCGCCGTCATGCTCTGCCTGGGGGTCCTGGGATGGTTCCTCCAGCCGCCGTTCGCTCCGTCCGCGGGTCCGTCCGATGCTCCGGCGACGCCCATCCCGTTGGCGGATCATGAGCGCGCGGTGTGGATCGAGACGGTGACGATCGCGCGTTCCGGTCAGATCGTCCTGGGCGTCGGCGTCTTCATCAGCATCGCCATGGCCGTGCTGCTGCTTGCGCAGGGTGTCGCCGCCTGGTGGATCACCGCAGCTGTCGCCCTGTTCCTGGTCGGCGCGGTCGCGACCTCGCTGTCGTTCCGGGTGCAGGCGAGCGCCGCCGGGCTCCAGGTTCGCTCGACCGTGGGCTGGCCGAGGATCGTCATTCCCGCGGACCGGATCGTGAGCGTTCGCGCAATCGAGGTCGATCCCTTCGCCGAGTTCGGCGGCTGGGGATACCGCATCGGCACCGACGGTCGCCGCGGTGTCGTGTTGAGAAAGGGCCCAGGACTCGAGGTGACCCGCGCAGACGGACGCCGCTTCGTCGTGACGGTCGACGATGCACGGACAGGGGCGGCGGTCCTCGCGACCGCGTCTCGGAAGGACGGCTGA
- a CDS encoding GntR family transcriptional regulator, whose amino-acid sequence MLIKVDMSSGAPLYEQVAASVRADIVAGRVSPGDRLPSARELADALEINLHTVLRAYQQLRDEGLIDLRRGRGAVISGSAAPLAELSQDISALVARAAALGLSPATLAALIKETSA is encoded by the coding sequence ATGCTGATCAAGGTCGACATGAGCAGCGGGGCCCCGCTCTACGAGCAGGTCGCGGCATCCGTGCGGGCCGACATCGTCGCCGGCCGCGTGTCGCCCGGCGATCGTCTGCCGTCCGCACGTGAACTCGCCGACGCCCTGGAGATCAACCTGCACACGGTGCTCCGCGCCTACCAGCAGCTCCGCGACGAGGGCCTGATCGACCTGCGCCGCGGTCGCGGTGCCGTGATCTCCGGATCGGCCGCCCCCCTGGCGGAGCTGTCGCAGGACATCTCCGCGCTGGTCGCACGCGCCGCCGCCCTCGGACTTTCCCCCGCCACTCTCGCCGCCTTGATCAAGGAGACATCCGCATGA
- a CDS encoding SGNH/GDSL hydrolase family protein: MGRTRLVVTGAVVAVSGLLLGGRTLLARQAAIARRRIGKPLGEDSLDADRVWRPSFEGEPIELVLLGDSLVAGLGAARRKETLGGRLAKGLGRRMHRPVRLRTLAVVGSESPDLDNQIDALAAETKVHVAVIVVGGNDVTHRLPVAVSTSHLHAAIARLRERGAQVVVGTCPDLGALRAVPQPLRRLASSMSRRLAASQAETARQAGAALVDLRRAVGPLFFDEPEEMFSMDRFHPSPLGYRRTAEALLPAVHRAAEAALSSSFPPEPRPSEPR, encoded by the coding sequence ATGGGTCGAACGCGCCTCGTGGTCACGGGAGCGGTGGTCGCGGTCTCCGGGCTGCTGCTCGGTGGGCGGACGCTGCTTGCGCGTCAGGCGGCGATCGCGCGCCGCAGGATCGGGAAGCCGCTCGGCGAGGACTCGCTCGACGCCGACCGGGTCTGGCGCCCCTCGTTCGAGGGGGAGCCGATCGAGCTGGTGCTGCTGGGCGATTCACTGGTCGCGGGGCTCGGCGCTGCGCGGCGCAAGGAGACGCTCGGAGGCCGCCTCGCCAAGGGGCTCGGCCGGCGGATGCACCGGCCGGTGCGGCTGCGCACTCTCGCGGTCGTCGGCTCGGAGTCGCCTGACCTCGACAACCAGATCGATGCGCTCGCCGCGGAGACGAAGGTGCACGTCGCAGTGATCGTCGTCGGCGGCAACGACGTGACGCACCGACTGCCCGTCGCGGTCTCGACGAGCCATCTGCACGCGGCGATCGCTCGGCTGCGGGAGCGCGGTGCGCAGGTCGTGGTCGGCACGTGCCCCGATCTGGGGGCGTTGCGGGCGGTGCCGCAGCCGCTGCGGCGGCTCGCATCGAGCATGTCGCGTCGTCTGGCAGCATCCCAGGCAGAGACGGCCCGGCAGGCCGGAGCCGCGCTCGTAGACCTGCGCCGCGCCGTCGGCCCGCTCTTCTTCGACGAACCGGAGGAGATGTTCAGCATGGACCGGTTCCACCCGAGTCCGCTCGGCTACCGGCGCACCGCCGAGGCACTGCTCCCGGCGGTGCACCGTGCCGCGGAGGCGGCGCTCAGCTCGTCGTTTCCGCCGGAGCCGCGTCCGTCGGAGCCGCGCTGA
- a CDS encoding histidine--tRNA ligase, with translation MRDILPADKARRERVLSIIRERYLAHGFDEIETPVVEEYSRLHAGIGGDNEKLAYNVLRRGLDAEAIRNAADDPAALSDLGLRYDLTVPLARFYASNRGQLPAVFRSIQIGPVWRAERPQKGRYRQFVQCDIDIMGDDSSRAEAELMVASLDAVDALGLDGATVRINDRRVLDWMLDSFGFAAEERPGVLITIDKLDKIGPDGVAAELRERALRQAQEPDLRPVDAFEGFLRRPQTMEYHPFGERQIRTALPENAPDEIVSHLVGIGEAVAAGRGQSDIPLVFDPFLVRGMGYYTGTIFELAHPSVDYSLGGGGRYDGMIGRFLGQQVPAVGFSLGFERLVDLVTAGADAEAQAIVLIHDADVPVAELLAHKTALIGTGARVRLERRTKNLKALLERASAEGYTGFATVSAGAADLEVKPLS, from the coding sequence ATGCGCGACATCCTCCCCGCCGACAAGGCCCGCCGTGAGCGTGTGCTCTCCATCATCCGCGAGCGCTACCTCGCTCATGGATTCGATGAGATCGAGACCCCGGTCGTCGAGGAGTACAGCCGCCTGCACGCGGGGATCGGCGGAGACAACGAGAAGCTCGCCTACAACGTGCTGCGCCGAGGCCTCGACGCCGAGGCGATCCGCAACGCCGCCGATGATCCCGCGGCGCTCTCCGACCTCGGGCTGCGTTACGACCTGACCGTCCCGCTGGCCCGCTTCTACGCCAGCAACCGCGGTCAGCTGCCCGCCGTCTTCCGCTCGATCCAGATCGGGCCCGTGTGGCGTGCCGAGCGTCCGCAGAAGGGCCGCTACCGCCAGTTCGTGCAGTGCGACATCGACATCATGGGCGACGACTCCTCGCGCGCCGAGGCCGAACTCATGGTCGCGTCCCTCGACGCGGTCGATGCGCTCGGGCTCGACGGTGCGACCGTGCGGATCAACGACCGGCGTGTGCTGGACTGGATGCTCGACAGCTTCGGCTTCGCCGCAGAGGAGCGACCCGGCGTGCTCATCACGATCGACAAGCTCGACAAGATCGGGCCGGACGGTGTGGCGGCAGAACTGCGCGAGCGTGCCCTTCGTCAGGCTCAGGAACCGGATCTCCGGCCGGTCGACGCGTTCGAGGGCTTCCTCCGCCGCCCCCAGACCATGGAGTACCACCCGTTCGGGGAACGCCAGATCCGCACGGCACTGCCAGAGAACGCGCCGGACGAGATCGTCTCGCACCTGGTCGGCATCGGCGAGGCCGTCGCAGCGGGGCGCGGGCAGTCCGACATCCCGCTCGTCTTCGACCCGTTCCTCGTGCGCGGCATGGGGTACTACACCGGCACGATCTTCGAGCTCGCACACCCCTCCGTCGACTACTCGCTCGGTGGCGGCGGGCGCTACGACGGCATGATCGGTCGCTTCCTCGGCCAGCAGGTGCCCGCGGTCGGGTTCTCGCTCGGTTTCGAGCGTCTGGTCGACCTGGTCACCGCGGGGGCGGATGCCGAGGCGCAGGCGATCGTCCTGATCCACGATGCCGATGTGCCGGTCGCTGAGCTGCTGGCTCACAAGACTGCGCTGATCGGCACCGGCGCCCGGGTGCGACTGGAGCGTCGCACCAAGAACCTCAAGGCGCTGCTCGAGCGGGCATCCGCCGAGGGCTACACCGGTTTCGCGACGGTCAGCGCCGGCGCGGCCGACCTCGAGGTCAAGCCCTTGAGTTGA
- a CDS encoding MazG family protein, translating to MHAVRERCVWSQRITHRDLVPYLIEESHEVIDAVESGTRADLREELGDLLWQVLFHAAIAAQDPDDPFDIDDVARTLTEKMVRRHPHVFADAVARTPEEVLVHWNAAKAAEKRTRSSVLDGVPRGMPALALAQKLVGRAAGVGVAMPASTTVAGPATEAELGDALLALVDRARTNGWDAERALRERLRTVEADVRAVESSI from the coding sequence ATGCACGCCGTGCGCGAGAGGTGCGTGTGGTCGCAGCGCATCACGCACCGAGACCTGGTGCCGTATCTGATCGAGGAATCGCACGAGGTGATCGATGCGGTCGAGAGCGGAACGCGCGCCGATCTGCGGGAGGAGCTCGGCGATCTGCTCTGGCAGGTGCTGTTCCACGCGGCGATCGCCGCACAGGACCCGGACGATCCTTTCGACATCGACGACGTGGCCCGCACGCTGACCGAGAAGATGGTGCGCCGGCATCCGCACGTCTTCGCGGATGCCGTGGCGCGCACACCGGAAGAGGTGCTGGTGCACTGGAACGCCGCGAAAGCGGCGGAGAAGCGCACCAGGAGCAGCGTCCTCGACGGGGTGCCGCGGGGGATGCCGGCTCTTGCCCTCGCGCAGAAGCTCGTCGGGCGCGCCGCCGGTGTGGGCGTGGCGATGCCGGCGTCGACGACGGTGGCCGGGCCCGCCACCGAGGCCGAGCTCGGCGATGCCTTGCTCGCCCTGGTCGATCGCGCCCGCACGAACGGCTGGGACGCCGAGCGCGCCCTGCGCGAGCGGCTGCGCACCGTGGAGGCCGACGTGCGAGCGGTGGAGTCGAGCATCTGA
- a CDS encoding PaaI family thioesterase, with product MRITPRRLAVGMSLWIPNLFSGIRIRRFSEDWTHATVELHVNVFTRNYVKTAFGGSMSAMTDPYFFMLVMHQLGRDYMVWDTRGEIEFLKPGRGVLTAEFAVSKERAEEIRERAHGGAKVLEWFETVITDRDGDIVARVRREVYIREKKRVTASRR from the coding sequence ATGCGCATCACACCCCGCCGTCTCGCCGTCGGCATGAGCCTGTGGATCCCGAACCTGTTCAGCGGAATCCGCATCCGCCGTTTCAGCGAGGACTGGACGCACGCGACAGTGGAGCTGCACGTGAACGTGTTCACGCGCAACTACGTCAAGACCGCATTCGGCGGGTCGATGTCGGCCATGACCGACCCGTACTTCTTCATGCTGGTGATGCACCAGCTCGGGCGCGACTACATGGTGTGGGACACGCGCGGGGAGATCGAGTTCCTCAAGCCGGGACGTGGAGTGCTCACGGCGGAGTTCGCCGTCTCGAAGGAGAGAGCCGAGGAGATCCGCGAACGGGCTCACGGCGGCGCCAAGGTGCTCGAATGGTTCGAGACCGTGATCACCGACCGCGACGGCGACATCGTCGCGAGGGTGCGCCGCGAGGTCTACATCCGCGAGAAGAAGCGCGTCACGGCTTCTCGACGCTGA
- a CDS encoding CPBP family intramembrane glutamic endopeptidase, giving the protein MTDSLENTVRRVPWFAVVAFVVLACGLAWLVALPFWLGHGLSEPLTPVLLPVMMWTPAVAALIVTFALRVPARGARARFLGVWPLRPAKRVIWMLLLAWLVPPLLVGVSILVAAALGFVTLDPTFAGLSAQLAKALPEGTTMPPIAVVVVAQLAIIPVGALFNGIFAFGEELGWRGWLVPALRPLGTWPALLLSGVIWGVWHSPVILLGYNFGRTDITGVLFMIGGCVAWGILFGWLRLRSASVWPAVIAHGSLNAAGGLVLVFAASQPDMALAGPLGVAAWIVIAVVVLVLVVTGQFRPQPELAGTRGRLLSPPRS; this is encoded by the coding sequence ATGACCGATTCCCTCGAGAACACCGTTCGCCGTGTGCCCTGGTTCGCGGTGGTCGCGTTCGTCGTGCTCGCATGCGGATTGGCCTGGCTCGTCGCCCTTCCGTTCTGGCTCGGACACGGCCTGTCCGAGCCTCTCACGCCTGTGCTGCTTCCGGTCATGATGTGGACTCCGGCGGTCGCCGCGCTCATCGTCACCTTCGCGCTGCGGGTTCCCGCACGGGGCGCGCGTGCACGGTTCCTCGGAGTCTGGCCTCTGCGTCCCGCGAAGCGCGTGATCTGGATGCTCCTGCTCGCCTGGCTCGTGCCACCGCTGCTGGTCGGCGTGAGCATCCTCGTGGCTGCCGCACTCGGCTTCGTGACGCTCGATCCCACATTCGCGGGCCTGTCCGCGCAGCTCGCGAAGGCGCTGCCCGAGGGGACGACGATGCCGCCCATCGCGGTCGTCGTGGTCGCCCAGCTCGCGATCATCCCTGTCGGGGCGCTCTTCAACGGCATCTTCGCCTTCGGTGAGGAACTCGGCTGGCGGGGGTGGCTCGTTCCGGCATTGCGTCCGCTCGGCACCTGGCCCGCGCTGCTCCTCAGCGGGGTGATCTGGGGCGTCTGGCACAGCCCGGTGATCCTCCTGGGGTACAACTTCGGCCGCACCGACATCACCGGCGTGCTCTTCATGATCGGCGGCTGCGTGGCGTGGGGCATCCTGTTCGGCTGGCTGCGTCTGCGCTCGGCCTCGGTCTGGCCCGCAGTCATCGCCCACGGCTCGCTCAACGCGGCAGGCGGGCTCGTTCTGGTCTTCGCCGCGTCGCAGCCCGACATGGCGCTGGCGGGGCCGCTCGGAGTCGCCGCGTGGATCGTGATCGCCGTCGTGGTGCTGGTGCTGGTGGTGACCGGGCAGTTCCGCCCGCAGCCCGAATTGGCTGGTACCCGGGGTCGCCTGCTCTCACCTCCGCGCTCCTGA
- the eno gene encoding phosphopyruvate hydratase, whose product MALIEAVGAREILDSRGNPTVEVEVLLDDGIVQRAAVPSGASTGAFEAYELRDGDKGRYGGKGVLKAVEAVIDELGPALEGVEASEQRIVDEILNEVDGTENKKRVGANAILGVSLAVAKAAADSADLPLFRYLGGPNAHVLPVPLFNVINGGEHADNGIDMQEFFLAPIGADTYSEALRWGVETYHVLRAELKAAGYATGLGDEGGFAPDLPSNREGLDFLVKAIEKAGFTPGTDIALGLDVAATEFFKDGVYRLDNKDWDAAALTEYYVGLVNDFPIVTIEDALAEDDWDSWKMLTDALGSKVQLVGDDLFVTNPQRLADGIKRGVANSLLVKVNQIGTLTETFDAVSLAQRSGYTAMLSHRSGETEDTTIADLAVATNAGQIKAGAPARSERVAKYNQLLRIEEELGDAAVFAGRSAFPRAKA is encoded by the coding sequence GTGGCACTGATCGAGGCTGTAGGCGCACGCGAGATTCTGGACTCGCGCGGTAACCCGACCGTTGAGGTGGAGGTGCTCCTCGACGACGGCATCGTCCAGCGGGCGGCCGTCCCGTCCGGCGCGTCCACGGGCGCGTTCGAGGCGTACGAGCTGCGTGACGGCGACAAGGGCCGTTATGGCGGCAAGGGCGTGCTCAAGGCCGTCGAGGCCGTCATCGACGAGCTCGGCCCGGCACTCGAGGGCGTGGAGGCGAGCGAGCAGCGCATCGTCGACGAGATCCTCAACGAGGTCGACGGCACCGAGAACAAGAAGCGCGTCGGCGCCAACGCGATCCTCGGGGTGAGCCTGGCGGTCGCCAAGGCCGCCGCCGACTCGGCCGATCTGCCCCTGTTCCGTTACCTCGGTGGACCGAACGCGCACGTGCTGCCCGTTCCGCTGTTCAACGTCATCAACGGCGGAGAGCACGCCGACAACGGTATCGACATGCAGGAGTTCTTCCTCGCCCCGATCGGCGCGGACACCTACTCCGAGGCACTGCGCTGGGGCGTCGAGACGTACCACGTGCTGCGCGCCGAGCTCAAGGCCGCCGGCTACGCGACCGGCCTCGGCGACGAGGGCGGTTTCGCCCCCGACCTGCCCAGCAACCGCGAGGGCCTCGACTTCCTCGTCAAGGCGATCGAGAAGGCCGGCTTCACGCCCGGCACCGACATCGCGCTCGGCCTCGACGTCGCCGCCACCGAGTTCTTCAAGGACGGCGTCTACCGCCTCGACAACAAGGATTGGGACGCGGCGGCGCTCACCGAGTACTACGTCGGCCTGGTGAACGACTTCCCGATCGTCACGATCGAGGACGCCCTGGCCGAGGACGACTGGGACAGCTGGAAGATGCTCACCGACGCGCTGGGCTCCAAGGTGCAGCTGGTGGGTGACGACCTGTTCGTCACCAACCCGCAGCGTCTCGCCGACGGCATCAAGCGCGGCGTGGCCAACTCGCTCCTGGTGAAGGTCAACCAGATCGGCACCCTGACCGAGACGTTCGACGCGGTCAGCCTTGCTCAGCGTTCGGGCTACACGGCGATGCTCTCGCACCGTTCGGGCGAGACCGAGGACACCACCATCGCCGACCTGGCCGTCGCGACCAACGCGGGTCAGATCAAGGCGGGTGCTCCTGCGCGCAGCGAGCGTGTCGCGAAGTACAACCAGCTCCTGCGCATCGAGGAAGAACTCGGCGACGCCGCGGTCTTCGCCGGTCGTTCGGCGTTCCCGCGCGCCAAGGCCTGA